A single genomic interval of Chitinophaga sp. 180180018-3 harbors:
- a CDS encoding LysM peptidoglycan-binding domain-containing protein, protein MIKSILSIALFGLSAGAVQAQDTLEVQGTSPALYISHVIKKGENFYSIGRAYSISPKEIAAANKITMDQGLQLGHKLHIPLTAANFSQKAEASGKPVYHKVTEKETLYRVSVNYNKVPLNNIRQWNSFSGDGLKKDSYLIIGYLTAGGGATAEAAPPKEEKTKSKPATEVAVEQLPPPPPPPAKEKAKEKENAKKAEAHPVADNTEQPVAPAKPAVTTTPVASSTDFEQLYEQQTSGKKVATEKGPGTWFKSNAVGKYYALHNSAPRGTIIKVTNPLNGKSVYAKVLDVIPQMKPNAGLIIKLSDSAMQALGSNEARFYCELSYEN, encoded by the coding sequence ATGATAAAATCGATTCTATCAATCGCCTTGTTTGGTTTAAGTGCAGGGGCGGTACAAGCGCAGGATACGCTGGAAGTACAGGGTACTTCGCCCGCACTTTACATATCCCATGTAATTAAGAAAGGAGAAAACTTCTATAGCATTGGCCGTGCCTATAGCATCTCTCCGAAAGAAATAGCGGCCGCCAACAAGATAACGATGGACCAGGGTTTGCAGCTGGGGCACAAGCTGCATATACCACTTACGGCTGCAAACTTTTCGCAGAAAGCAGAAGCCAGTGGCAAACCGGTGTATCACAAGGTAACAGAGAAAGAAACCTTGTACCGTGTAAGTGTGAATTACAACAAGGTTCCGCTGAATAATATCCGTCAATGGAATAGCTTTTCCGGCGATGGATTGAAGAAAGACAGTTACCTGATCATTGGCTACCTGACCGCTGGTGGTGGTGCAACTGCTGAAGCGGCTCCCCCGAAGGAAGAAAAAACCAAGAGCAAACCAGCCACAGAAGTAGCTGTCGAGCAACTGCCTCCTCCGCCCCCACCTCCTGCAAAAGAAAAGGCGAAAGAGAAAGAGAATGCGAAGAAAGCGGAAGCCCACCCTGTTGCTGATAATACCGAACAACCAGTGGCGCCGGCAAAGCCAGCAGTCACTACTACTCCGGTAGCCAGCAGCACCGACTTTGAACAGCTGTATGAACAACAGACCAGCGGCAAGAAGGTTGCCACCGAAAAAGGCCCTGGTACCTGGTTTAAGAGCAATGCTGTAGGCAAATACTATGCACTGCACAACAGTGCTCCGAGAGGTACCATCATTAAAGTAACCAATCCGCTGAATGGTAAATCCGTTTATGCAAAAGTCCTGGATGTAATCCCTCAGATGAAGCCCAACGCGGGCCTCATCATCAAGCTGAGCGACAGTGCCATGCAGGCGCTGGGCAGCAATGAAGCAAGGTTCTATTGCGAACTGAGCTACGAGAATTAG
- a CDS encoding RNA methyltransferase — translation MSSQLPAALLDSLTGLPGYNRETFEQVHAAADKITSLRLNPIKAGTTDQSQKILTALSPAGTTRVPWSSTGYYLPARPSFTFDPFFHAGAYYVQEASSMFLKQAVRAAVDLNEPLKILDLCAAPGGKSTLLQSLISENSLLVANEVIKPRASLLADNLTKWGAANVVVTNNDPRDFSALNGYFDLVVVDAPCSGSGLFRRDPELIPEWSPENVVLCSQRQQRILADILPAVKDGGVVIYSTCSFSAAEDEEILDWLATHFELTNIPIPLDDAWDIVTTVTNKRNCTGYRFYPDRLKGEGFFIAAFRKHGSGHFRRPKEQKQAGLNAKQQDVIKPWVNLPEGYRYYPHQDEVLILSPMVAAEMPLLQQQLYIRKAGVKAGQIGPKELIPDHQLAASMLCNPSLAAVSLDLKQALQYLRKEDPGIGTDVRGWALVKYENMSLGWAKFLPNRMNNYYPKELRILKEIAG, via the coding sequence TTGTCCAGTCAATTACCAGCAGCGCTGCTCGATTCGTTAACAGGTCTTCCGGGATACAACCGGGAAACATTTGAGCAGGTGCATGCCGCTGCAGATAAAATTACTTCATTACGTTTGAACCCCATCAAAGCCGGGACAACTGACCAGTCGCAGAAAATACTGACTGCATTGTCGCCGGCGGGAACAACGCGGGTGCCCTGGAGCAGCACTGGTTATTATCTTCCGGCGCGACCATCTTTTACATTCGATCCTTTTTTTCATGCAGGTGCTTATTATGTGCAGGAGGCATCTTCCATGTTCCTGAAACAGGCAGTACGTGCTGCCGTGGATCTTAATGAGCCGTTGAAGATACTGGATCTTTGTGCCGCACCCGGTGGTAAATCTACCCTGTTACAGTCGTTGATCAGTGAAAACAGTTTGCTGGTAGCCAACGAAGTGATAAAGCCGCGGGCATCGTTACTGGCTGATAACCTTACTAAATGGGGGGCTGCCAATGTGGTGGTAACCAATAATGATCCGAGAGACTTTTCGGCCCTCAATGGGTATTTCGACCTCGTAGTAGTAGATGCGCCCTGTTCGGGTTCCGGCTTGTTCCGCCGCGATCCGGAGCTGATCCCTGAATGGTCGCCCGAAAATGTAGTGTTATGTAGTCAACGCCAGCAGCGGATTTTGGCAGATATTTTGCCGGCTGTAAAAGATGGTGGCGTTGTCATTTACTCTACCTGCTCTTTTTCAGCAGCTGAGGATGAGGAGATACTCGACTGGCTGGCTACGCATTTTGAGCTAACAAATATTCCGATTCCACTGGATGATGCATGGGATATCGTTACAACGGTGACGAATAAACGAAATTGTACGGGCTACCGGTTTTACCCGGACCGGCTGAAGGGAGAAGGCTTTTTTATTGCTGCCTTCCGTAAGCATGGCAGCGGGCATTTCCGTCGTCCTAAGGAGCAGAAACAGGCCGGGCTGAACGCGAAGCAACAGGATGTAATAAAGCCCTGGGTGAACCTGCCGGAGGGGTATCGTTATTACCCACATCAGGATGAAGTGTTAATTTTATCACCGATGGTGGCAGCAGAAATGCCATTGTTGCAACAACAATTGTATATTCGCAAGGCAGGTGTCAAAGCAGGGCAGATAGGGCCTAAGGAACTGATTCCCGATCATCAGCTGGCAGCCAGTATGCTCTGCAACCCAAGTCTGGCTGCAGTATCCCTGGATCTGAAACAGGCCTTGCAATACCTGCGCAAGGAAGATCCGGGTATTGGTACGGATGTAAGAGGCTGGGCGCTGGTAAAGTATGAGAACATGAGCCTGGGCTGGGCAAAATTTCTGCCTAACCGTATGAATAATTATTACCCTAAAGAACTGCGCATCCTGAAGGAAATTGCAGGGTAG
- a CDS encoding NAD(P)(+) transhydrogenase (Re/Si-specific) subunit beta has protein sequence MGASILSIIYLIGSVTFILGLKMLSKPDTARKGNMVAAVGMSFAIFGTIFLYRTEELQPLHNYGWIFAGLLIGGVIGVMAARKVKMTAMPEMVSMFNGMGGACAALISIVEYSHLHDMIHNLTAGTLNPGLVLKLLESNDSVGTVVIILLGLIIGAVSCAGSVVAWGKLAGKVRDFSFGGQHLLNLGVLILIVGLAAWLIGIYTSGGSSLVIFYTILLLALFYGVLFVMPIGGADMPVVISLLNSFTGVAAACGGFLYNNPVMLTGGILVGSAGTILTILMCKAMNRSLKNVLIGSFGGGAAVAGAGAKEQGSYKEISLNDAAVVLAYAGKVIIVPGYGLAVAQAQHACHELEKLLEEKGVEVKYAIHPVAGRMPGHMNVLLAEADVPYEKLLEMEDANAEFPTTDAVLILGANDVVNPAAKNDPSSPIYGMPILEVENAKVVIVNKRSMKPGYAGIENDLFFQPKTSMLFGDAKGVLQQLIGAVKEV, from the coding sequence ATGGGTGCAAGCATCTTATCAATCATCTACCTGATCGGCTCTGTTACATTTATTCTTGGATTAAAAATGCTGAGTAAACCGGATACCGCCCGCAAAGGTAATATGGTAGCCGCTGTGGGGATGAGCTTCGCTATTTTCGGTACCATTTTCCTGTATCGTACCGAGGAGCTGCAGCCATTGCATAATTACGGTTGGATCTTTGCCGGTTTGTTGATTGGTGGCGTAATAGGAGTGATGGCTGCCCGGAAAGTGAAAATGACGGCCATGCCTGAAATGGTGAGCATGTTTAACGGGATGGGTGGTGCCTGTGCAGCGCTGATCTCCATCGTAGAGTATAGTCACCTGCACGACATGATACACAATCTCACGGCCGGGACATTAAATCCAGGCCTGGTGCTGAAACTCCTCGAATCGAATGATTCGGTGGGTACGGTGGTCATTATCCTGCTGGGGTTGATCATTGGCGCCGTTTCCTGTGCCGGAAGCGTAGTGGCCTGGGGCAAGCTGGCAGGGAAGGTGCGGGACTTTTCTTTTGGCGGGCAACATCTTCTTAACCTGGGAGTGCTGATATTGATCGTAGGATTGGCTGCCTGGCTGATTGGTATTTATACTTCCGGAGGTAGCAGCCTGGTTATTTTTTATACCATCCTGTTGCTGGCATTGTTCTACGGCGTGTTGTTTGTTATGCCCATCGGCGGCGCGGATATGCCTGTGGTGATCTCTTTACTGAATTCATTTACCGGTGTGGCAGCGGCCTGCGGCGGGTTTCTGTATAACAACCCGGTAATGCTCACCGGCGGTATTCTGGTAGGTTCTGCGGGAACCATCCTTACCATTCTCATGTGTAAGGCCATGAATCGTTCGCTGAAAAATGTGCTGATCGGCTCTTTTGGTGGCGGTGCTGCTGTTGCGGGAGCGGGAGCGAAGGAGCAGGGCAGCTATAAAGAGATCAGTCTGAATGATGCAGCAGTAGTGCTGGCCTATGCAGGCAAAGTGATCATTGTGCCGGGATATGGACTGGCAGTGGCCCAGGCGCAACATGCCTGTCATGAGTTAGAGAAGTTGCTGGAAGAAAAAGGCGTGGAAGTGAAATATGCCATACATCCCGTGGCAGGGCGTATGCCAGGGCATATGAATGTACTGCTGGCGGAAGCAGATGTACCTTATGAAAAATTGTTGGAGATGGAAGATGCCAACGCAGAATTTCCTACTACAGATGCAGTACTGATATTGGGTGCTAACGATGTGGTAAACCCCGCCGCCAAAAATGATCCGTCCAGCCCCATATATGGCATGCCTATCCTGGAAGTGGAGAACGCCAAAGTGGTGATCGTAAACAAACGCAGTATGAAACCCGGGTACGCGGGTATAGAAAACGATCTTTTCTTTCAGCCTAAAACTTCCATGTTGTTTGGAGATGCCAAAGGCGTACTGCAGCAGCTGATAGGCGCCGTTAAGGAAGTTTGA
- a CDS encoding NAD(P) transhydrogenase subunit alpha has translation METVLDFLERHNELIYIVILSVFLGIEVISRVPSVLHTPLMSGANAIHGVVIIGAIIVMGKAEPDNYLALGIGFLAVILGTINVVGGFVVTDRMLEMFKKKR, from the coding sequence ATGGAAACTGTTCTGGATTTTTTAGAGCGCCACAATGAACTGATCTATATTGTTATCCTTTCTGTTTTCCTTGGAATAGAAGTGATATCCAGAGTCCCCTCCGTGCTGCATACGCCTCTGATGAGCGGCGCCAATGCCATACATGGCGTTGTTATCATCGGCGCCATCATCGTGATGGGCAAAGCGGAGCCGGATAATTACCTGGCACTCGGCATCGGTTTCCTGGCGGTAATACTGGGAACTATCAACGTAGTAGGTGGTTTCGTGGTAACCGACCGGATGCTTGAAATGTTCAAAAAGAAACGCTAA
- a CDS encoding Re/Si-specific NAD(P)(+) transhydrogenase subunit alpha: MIAGILKEKNGETRVSLVPEIVKQLQQMSVTVWVEQGAGDNAFYNDDAYMQAGALIKSETDILVNADLIFSMQPLSREQLTQVPPGRIVTGILQPLYHLQEAEQWASGGITTFSLDAIPRTTRAQVMDVLSSQANIAGYKAVLLAAYTYSRYFPMFMTAAGSIAPAKVLILGAGVAGLQAIATARRLGAVVEVFDTRPAVKEEVMSLGARFVEVAGAADASTGGGYAVEQTESYKQLQQQRISESIAKADIVITTAQIPGKPAPVLVTDEMLDQMKPGSVIVDLAAATGGNTSATRNNETVTRKGVTIIGNSNLAATMPADASKLYAKNVFNFLKLILTKEGALHLDFNDDIVKGACITHNREIVNDRVKSMMQPA, encoded by the coding sequence ATGATTGCAGGAATTTTAAAAGAAAAGAACGGCGAAACGAGGGTTTCCCTTGTTCCAGAAATTGTAAAGCAGCTGCAGCAAATGTCGGTAACCGTGTGGGTGGAGCAGGGGGCCGGCGACAACGCTTTCTATAACGACGACGCCTATATGCAGGCCGGCGCTCTGATAAAAAGTGAAACTGATATCCTCGTAAATGCCGACCTCATTTTTTCCATGCAACCGCTTTCCCGGGAGCAGCTCACACAGGTGCCTCCCGGCCGGATTGTTACCGGTATCTTACAACCGCTTTACCACCTGCAGGAAGCAGAGCAATGGGCATCGGGAGGGATTACTACTTTCAGTCTTGATGCCATTCCCCGTACCACCCGTGCCCAGGTAATGGATGTGCTCAGTTCTCAGGCCAATATAGCTGGCTACAAAGCAGTACTGCTGGCAGCGTATACTTATTCCCGTTACTTCCCGATGTTTATGACGGCAGCAGGCAGCATAGCGCCTGCCAAGGTGCTTATATTGGGGGCCGGTGTAGCCGGCCTGCAGGCAATAGCCACTGCCCGCCGGCTGGGGGCGGTAGTGGAAGTATTTGATACCCGTCCTGCAGTTAAGGAAGAAGTAATGAGCCTTGGCGCCAGGTTCGTTGAAGTGGCCGGCGCAGCAGATGCTTCAACAGGAGGAGGTTATGCCGTTGAGCAAACTGAGAGTTATAAACAATTACAACAACAACGAATAAGCGAAAGTATCGCGAAGGCAGATATTGTGATCACCACTGCGCAGATACCAGGGAAACCAGCGCCGGTACTCGTGACTGATGAAATGCTGGACCAGATGAAACCCGGCTCCGTAATAGTAGACCTTGCCGCAGCCACCGGCGGCAACACCAGCGCTACGAGGAACAATGAAACCGTGACCCGGAAAGGAGTGACCATCATCGGCAACTCCAACCTGGCGGCTACGATGCCGGCAGACGCCAGCAAGTTATATGCGAAGAATGTTTTCAATTTTCTGAAGCTCATACTTACCAAAGAAGGAGCCCTGCATCTCGATTTTAATGATGATATCGTGAAGGGAGCCTGCATCACACATAACAGGGAAATAGTGAACGACCGTGTGAAAAGCATGATGCAGCCTGCATAA
- the hemG gene encoding protoporphyrinogen oxidase gives MSEKPVLIAGAGLSGLSIAYELQQQGIPFLLLEASDHSGGVMKSMQADGFTLDAGANTIAATPEVLQYFKTLGLEGEILQASAASKHRFLVRNNQLHGVSPHPFKILSSPYLSRASKWKLFTERFRKPAQGPEEETVTEFVTRRFNREIADYVFDPVLSGIYAGNPDLMSISEVMPALPRWEKEYGSITKGLMKDKAAMGGRKIISFRKGNQTLTDCLEQQLHTPIRFNTVLKDIQPVDGGYMVNAVENGAPAAFHVSQVVLTTPAYRTADIIASLDAQTAALLKQIHYPRMGVLHLGFDATALPQPLEGFGFLVPNAENKHFLGAICNSAIFPEKAPEGKVLFTVFLGGARQEQLFSQMSAEALQQEVIREITQLLHLSAPPVMQRFSSWDKAIPQLNRGYAGLRQAIAAFEQQYPGIHIGGNYMQGVAIPALLQHAAAFALSMKKN, from the coding sequence ATGTCTGAAAAACCCGTATTGATAGCAGGCGCCGGTTTATCCGGGCTGAGTATTGCTTATGAGCTCCAGCAGCAGGGCATACCCTTCTTATTACTGGAAGCATCGGATCATTCCGGAGGAGTGATGAAATCCATGCAGGCAGATGGTTTCACGCTGGATGCAGGTGCCAACACCATTGCCGCCACGCCGGAAGTACTGCAGTATTTTAAAACGCTTGGGCTGGAAGGCGAGATCCTGCAAGCCAGCGCAGCCAGCAAGCATCGTTTCCTGGTAAGGAATAACCAGTTACACGGAGTATCGCCACATCCTTTCAAAATACTTTCATCGCCTTATCTGAGCCGGGCCAGTAAATGGAAACTATTTACGGAACGTTTCAGGAAACCTGCGCAAGGCCCGGAAGAAGAAACTGTCACTGAATTTGTAACGAGGAGGTTTAACCGGGAGATAGCAGACTATGTGTTTGATCCTGTATTATCGGGCATCTACGCAGGTAATCCTGATCTTATGAGTATCTCCGAAGTAATGCCCGCGTTACCGCGCTGGGAAAAGGAATACGGGAGTATTACCAAAGGGTTGATGAAAGACAAAGCCGCGATGGGAGGCCGTAAGATCATCAGTTTCCGCAAAGGAAATCAGACGCTGACCGACTGCCTCGAGCAACAACTTCATACACCCATACGATTTAATACTGTTCTGAAAGATATTCAGCCGGTCGACGGTGGTTATATGGTAAATGCTGTGGAGAATGGTGCACCTGCTGCGTTTCACGTATCGCAGGTAGTGCTGACCACACCGGCTTACCGTACAGCGGATATTATCGCATCGCTGGATGCGCAGACTGCCGCTTTACTGAAACAGATACATTATCCGCGCATGGGGGTGCTGCACCTGGGCTTCGATGCAACGGCCCTGCCTCAGCCGTTGGAAGGCTTTGGTTTCCTGGTACCGAATGCGGAAAACAAACATTTCCTGGGGGCTATCTGCAACTCCGCTATTTTCCCGGAAAAAGCACCGGAGGGGAAAGTGCTGTTCACTGTATTCCTGGGCGGCGCACGTCAGGAGCAGTTGTTTAGCCAAATGAGTGCGGAGGCGTTACAGCAGGAAGTGATCCGGGAAATCACGCAGCTACTGCATTTATCCGCCCCGCCAGTGATGCAGCGTTTCAGCAGCTGGGATAAAGCCATTCCGCAGCTGAACAGAGGTTACGCCGGATTACGGCAGGCTATTGCTGCCTTTGAGCAACAATATCCGGGTATACATATCGGCGGAAATTATATGCAGGGTGTTGCCATCCCTGCGTTATTGCAGCATGCCGCTGCATTCGCGCTTTCCATGAAGAAAAATTAA
- the hemH gene encoding ferrochelatase, giving the protein MVSKSDVGIVLMNLGSPDSTAVPDVKRYLIEFLMDKRVIDYPWLFRKILIEGMIVPKRAAKSAEAYASIWWEEGSPLIVLTKQLQKAVQNDMQIPVEVAMRYGNPGQEEAYDNLLKQNPGLKQVILLPLYPHYAMSSYETAVEHAKEVYRKKKYKFELSVIPPYYDEPEYINALAESMRPYLQQEYDYVLFSYHGLPERHIYKGDPTKAHCMKVNDCCHVKSAAHDYCYRHQVTITSELVAAKLGLPKDKWGVSFQSRLGREEWMKPYTVNRLESLPGEGKRRLLVACPAFVSDCLETLEEIAVEGKHTFLNNGGETFTMIPCLNIHPLWVKAVVNYCNKVIATEAV; this is encoded by the coding sequence ATGGTATCTAAATCTGATGTTGGGATTGTATTGATGAACCTTGGATCGCCTGATTCCACGGCAGTACCGGATGTAAAGCGTTATCTGATCGAGTTTCTGATGGATAAGCGTGTGATTGATTATCCGTGGTTGTTCCGGAAAATATTAATTGAAGGGATGATTGTGCCGAAGCGTGCTGCTAAATCAGCCGAGGCTTACGCTTCCATCTGGTGGGAGGAAGGATCGCCGCTGATCGTATTAACGAAGCAATTACAGAAGGCGGTGCAGAACGATATGCAGATCCCGGTGGAAGTAGCCATGCGTTATGGTAATCCGGGCCAGGAAGAAGCTTATGATAATCTGCTGAAGCAAAACCCTGGTTTGAAGCAGGTGATCCTGTTGCCGTTGTATCCGCACTATGCGATGTCGTCTTACGAAACAGCAGTGGAACATGCAAAGGAGGTTTACCGTAAGAAGAAGTATAAATTTGAATTGTCTGTTATACCTCCGTACTACGACGAGCCGGAATACATCAATGCCCTGGCAGAGAGTATGCGGCCGTACCTGCAACAGGAGTATGATTATGTATTATTCAGCTATCATGGTTTACCGGAAAGACATATTTACAAAGGCGATCCTACGAAGGCGCATTGTATGAAGGTAAATGACTGCTGTCATGTTAAATCAGCGGCCCACGACTATTGTTACCGACATCAGGTAACGATCACTTCTGAATTGGTAGCAGCAAAGCTGGGCCTGCCAAAAGATAAGTGGGGAGTATCGTTCCAGTCGAGGCTGGGGCGCGAAGAGTGGATGAAGCCATACACCGTGAACAGGCTGGAATCCTTGCCGGGAGAAGGAAAGCGCAGGTTGCTGGTAGCATGCCCGGCATTTGTATCCGACTGCCTGGAAACCCTCGAGGAGATAGCGGTGGAAGGAAAGCATACTTTCCTCAATAACGGAGGAGAAACATTCACAATGATTCCTTGTCTGAATATACACCCGTTATGGGTGAAAGCGGTAGTAAATTATTGCAATAAGGTCATAGCAACAGAAGCTGTTTAA